A region from the Beduinella massiliensis genome encodes:
- a CDS encoding carbohydrate ABC transporter permease encodes MIRKIRGLSRGDKLYFAVTYVLIFFFVLLTLFPIYFILIASFSSPNDVMLGRVLLLPSNPTFKAYEMVFKNANIWTAYGNTVVYTLVGTALSLTATLTAAFVFSRRRLYGSRACMLAILFTMYFSGGLIPTYFNIRNLGMLNTIWALVLPGMISGYNLIIARTFMQSSIPDALDEAAKLDGCTPIRYFLSVVIPLSTPIIGVLCLYSVVGHWNSYYNALIYLTERKRYPLQLILREILVQGSMNTENITDISAMEEAFEFLNLAESLKYALVIVSSLPMLILYPFLQKFFVKGVMIGSVKG; translated from the coding sequence ATGATTCGAAAAATCAGGGGTCTGTCGAGAGGCGATAAGCTCTACTTTGCGGTTACGTACGTGTTGATTTTCTTTTTCGTGCTCCTCACGCTGTTCCCGATCTATTTTATCCTGATTGCGTCCTTTTCCTCCCCGAACGACGTCATGCTCGGCAGGGTGCTTTTGCTGCCCTCCAACCCCACGTTCAAGGCGTACGAAATGGTGTTTAAAAACGCAAACATCTGGACGGCTTACGGCAACACCGTCGTATACACGCTGGTGGGGACGGCGCTTTCGCTCACCGCCACGCTGACCGCAGCGTTCGTCTTTTCGCGCAGAAGGCTATATGGTTCCCGGGCATGTATGCTGGCAATTCTCTTCACCATGTATTTTTCCGGCGGACTTATCCCCACGTACTTCAACATCCGCAATTTAGGCATGCTCAACACCATTTGGGCGCTGGTGCTCCCCGGAATGATCAGCGGCTATAACCTGATTATCGCCCGCACCTTTATGCAAAGCAGCATTCCAGATGCACTGGACGAGGCGGCGAAGCTAGACGGGTGCACCCCTATCCGCTACTTTCTTTCTGTGGTGATCCCCCTAAGCACCCCGATTATCGGCGTGCTGTGCCTGTACAGCGTGGTGGGGCACTGGAACAGCTACTATAACGCCCTGATCTATCTGACCGAACGCAAGCGCTACCCTCTGCAGCTCATTTTGCGGGAGATTTTGGTGCAGGGCAGCATGAACACCGAAAACATCACCGATATATCGGCGATGGAGGAAGCATTTGAATTTTTAAATCTGGCAGAATCGCTGAAATACGCGCTGGTGATCGTATCCAGCCTCCCCATGCTGATCCTTTACCCCTTCCTGCAAAAGTTTTTCGTCAAGGGTGTGATGATCGGCTCGGTCAAGGGTTAA
- a CDS encoding ABC transporter permease codes for MTRRNSANTARRMKGRPASFYRGYLKANWQLYLLMTLIMAYFLLFKYLPMYGLRMAFMDYNPFLGFEGSQYVGTKHFQRLFSSRQFFPALKNTLTLSVYSLLVGMPFPLLFALLLNSLPGERLKKSIQTVTYAPHFISTVVIVGMLKLFLSPSYGVVNYFLKAISGTTINFFGVSSMFPHLYVWSDIWQNTGWNAVIYMAALCSVDHSLHEAAMVDGAGRLKRLWHIDIPSIIPTFIILLIMRFGSLVNVGFEKVFLMQTDLNLSTSETLATYAYKMGLQKTEYSFSAAVDMFNSVVTFVLLMSVNFVSRRLTETSLW; via the coding sequence ATGACGCGACGCAACAGCGCGAACACAGCAAGGCGGATGAAAGGGCGGCCAGCGTCCTTTTACCGGGGATACCTGAAAGCAAACTGGCAGCTTTACCTGCTCATGACGCTGATTATGGCGTACTTCCTCCTCTTTAAGTACCTGCCGATGTACGGACTTCGCATGGCGTTTATGGACTATAACCCCTTTCTTGGCTTTGAAGGCAGCCAATACGTGGGTACGAAGCACTTTCAGCGCCTTTTTAGCAGCAGGCAGTTTTTCCCGGCTTTGAAGAACACGTTGACGCTCAGCGTCTATTCACTGCTGGTGGGCATGCCCTTTCCGCTCCTGTTCGCGCTGCTGCTCAACAGCCTGCCAGGGGAACGGCTCAAAAAGAGCATCCAGACGGTCACCTATGCGCCACATTTTATTTCGACGGTGGTCATCGTGGGCATGCTCAAGCTCTTTCTGTCGCCCAGTTACGGCGTCGTCAATTATTTCCTGAAGGCGATTTCGGGGACGACGATTAACTTCTTCGGGGTATCATCGATGTTTCCGCACCTCTACGTGTGGTCTGATATCTGGCAGAACACGGGCTGGAATGCCGTCATCTACATGGCGGCGCTCTGCTCGGTCGATCATTCGCTGCACGAGGCTGCGATGGTGGACGGTGCAGGCCGGCTGAAACGGCTTTGGCATATCGACATACCGAGCATCATCCCCACGTTCATCATCCTGCTGATCATGCGCTTTGGAAGTTTGGTAAACGTGGGATTTGAAAAGGTATTCCTGATGCAGACGGATTTGAACCTGTCTACGTCCGAGACGCTGGCGACCTACGCCTATAAAATGGGGCTGCAAAAGACCGAATACAGCTTCTCGGCCGCCGTCGATATGTTCAATTCCGTCGTCACGTTCGTGCTTCTGATGTCCGTCAATTTCGTCTCGCGCCGCCTGACCGAGACGTCGCTGTGGTGA
- a CDS encoding radical SAM protein produces the protein MANTIKKFALETAYSYIEKDPEKNLPKLMEWVDKFAGSGPDSFEPQRAAFRNAINDPSCNWYRLLMKVFKELDPAVVKTVFSNFILNANLIGWKRQEEYRSRYGCNIPWAILLDPTSACNLHCTGCWAAEYGNRLNLTLEEIDDIIRQGKEMGVYMYIYTGGEPLVRKADLITLCERHSDCIFLSFTNATLIDEQFVSDMLRVKNFIPAISVEGFETATDGRRGEGTYERVRRAMKLLKENRLPFGISCCYTSMNFEDISSEQYYDAMIDWGALFVWYFHYMPVGNDAVPELLPTPEQREYMYHKIREYRGKKAIFGMDFQNDGEYVGGCIAGGRRYLHINANGDVDPCVFIHYSDANIREMKLLDVLRSPLFMAYHDGQPFNENHLRPCPMLENPEKLREMIEKTGAHSTDMQSPEPVEHLCGKCDAYAENWKPVADKLWTCSHDCAACGKKCG, from the coding sequence ATGGCCAATACCATCAAAAAATTTGCGCTTGAAACAGCCTATTCCTATATCGAAAAGGACCCGGAGAAGAACCTGCCAAAGCTCATGGAGTGGGTGGACAAATTTGCGGGCAGCGGCCCCGACAGCTTCGAGCCCCAACGCGCAGCCTTTAGAAACGCGATAAACGATCCGAGCTGCAACTGGTACAGGTTGCTGATGAAGGTATTCAAGGAGCTCGACCCCGCCGTCGTGAAGACGGTTTTCTCCAACTTCATCCTGAACGCCAACCTGATCGGCTGGAAGCGTCAGGAGGAGTACCGGAGCAGGTACGGCTGCAATATCCCCTGGGCGATCCTGCTCGACCCCACGAGCGCCTGCAACCTGCATTGCACGGGCTGTTGGGCCGCAGAGTATGGAAACCGCCTGAACCTTACGCTGGAGGAGATCGACGACATCATCCGCCAGGGCAAGGAAATGGGCGTTTACATGTACATCTACACCGGCGGCGAGCCGCTGGTGAGAAAGGCCGACCTGATCACCCTCTGCGAGCGCCACAGCGACTGCATCTTCCTCTCGTTTACCAACGCGACGCTGATCGACGAGCAGTTCGTAAGCGACATGCTGCGCGTAAAGAACTTCATACCCGCCATCAGCGTGGAGGGCTTTGAGACGGCGACGGATGGACGCCGCGGCGAGGGCACATATGAGCGCGTGCGGCGCGCGATGAAGCTGCTCAAGGAAAATCGCCTGCCTTTCGGCATCTCCTGCTGCTATACGAGCATGAACTTCGAGGATATCAGCTCGGAACAGTACTACGACGCGATGATCGACTGGGGCGCGCTGTTCGTGTGGTACTTCCACTACATGCCCGTCGGCAACGACGCCGTGCCGGAGCTCCTGCCCACGCCGGAACAGCGCGAGTACATGTATCACAAGATTCGCGAGTACCGCGGCAAGAAGGCCATTTTCGGCATGGACTTCCAAAACGACGGCGAGTACGTGGGCGGATGCATCGCGGGCGGCCGCCGCTACCTGCACATCAACGCGAACGGCGACGTGGATCCCTGCGTGTTCATCCACTACTCCGACGCCAACATCCGCGAGATGAAGCTGCTGGACGTGCTGCGTTCGCCGCTCTTCATGGCCTATCACGACGGCCAGCCCTTCAACGAAAACCACCTGCGTCCCTGCCCGATGCTTGAGAACCCGGAAAAGCTGCGCGAGATGATCGAGAAGACCGGGGCACACTCGACGGACATGCAGTCGCCGGAGCCGGTGGAGCACCTGTGCGGCAAGTGCGACGCCTACGCAGAGAACTGGAAACCCGTCGCCGACAAGCTATGGACCTGCTCGCACGACTGCGCCGCCTGCGGCAAGAAGTGCGGATGA
- a CDS encoding helix-turn-helix domain-containing protein, whose translation MQAIKKTYRSFHARKLFRYFAALFVVPFVLITLLILNNLFTSFSQQAMKEQLSSTSRALEHLQIWTDAFRRIVAQLVGDDSLDPNSLSAFSGQSALQTKLRLLTASHSGLEYIWYKLPEEDRFLSGDDSLSIDRLNANRFTVPEDLASGKTLYDTLLAGEVVVSHDRYRGRDCLLFPYFFTLNAKRTMLVFELCVENIRSDLQGLWGNSRGMVRLRSSSGRTLLYLPDGYEGAFTAAATCPQGMSEPFATLAQYQGSLPNGQLIISTSAAARDWAIDLVCINNLVSRFRVMQSVALLLMAVFLLGCCVCIVLTVRLYKPIRSIRACISGASSLPDEAYEDDYDYIESSIELINSDNRQLRTALHAHTEKAREFVSSMLFSGHIKSLEEFQSVYGFCGYVPTKSPYRILALDTSLEPARRLLGTLRAADRIRLALSTGVHCTVFCDSEPLLDLSRLPQGAGLSLPSTELAQAPLLCAQAWFSLSMQQPVFSPDLCALALSAAPACEEAFRIACERGDVSGLLAPAETLELSDLSAYTRALAACLLQHIEVREDVTLDDPSVFHIPSSASASELESDLLALAALLASLIQPDEREEEDLLGQMYHYIAKQFDAPNFSIKQMACDFSMSISALSSYFKSHAGVLLSDYITEMKIKKAMQLLEFSNLSIQEVGLSIGYFNVNSFARRFHQMTNMTPREYRSLHAAPKSG comes from the coding sequence ATGCAGGCGATCAAAAAAACCTACAGGAGCTTTCATGCGCGCAAGCTGTTTCGCTACTTCGCAGCGCTCTTCGTAGTGCCCTTTGTGCTCATCACGCTGCTGATTCTCAACAACTTGTTTACCTCCTTCAGTCAGCAGGCCATGAAAGAGCAGCTGAGCAGCACGTCCCGCGCGCTGGAGCACCTGCAAATCTGGACGGACGCATTCAGGCGAATCGTCGCCCAGCTCGTAGGCGACGATTCGCTGGACCCGAATAGCCTCAGCGCCTTCAGCGGGCAAAGTGCCCTTCAGACCAAGCTTCGCCTGCTGACCGCCTCGCACAGCGGGCTGGAATACATCTGGTATAAGCTTCCTGAGGAGGATCGCTTTCTCTCCGGGGACGATTCGCTTTCCATCGACCGTCTGAATGCGAACCGTTTCACCGTTCCCGAGGACCTCGCGTCCGGGAAGACGCTCTATGACACTCTGCTCGCGGGGGAAGTCGTCGTATCGCATGATCGATACAGGGGGCGCGACTGTCTGCTGTTCCCTTACTTTTTCACGCTGAACGCAAAACGAACGATGCTGGTGTTTGAGCTGTGTGTTGAAAACATCCGTTCAGATCTTCAGGGGCTGTGGGGAAATTCTCGAGGCATGGTGCGGCTGCGGAGTTCGTCCGGGCGCACGCTGCTCTACCTGCCGGACGGCTACGAGGGAGCTTTTACGGCCGCTGCCACCTGCCCGCAGGGAATGAGCGAGCCATTCGCAACCCTCGCGCAGTACCAGGGCAGCCTGCCCAACGGCCAGCTCATCATATCCACCAGCGCCGCCGCGAGAGACTGGGCGATTGACCTGGTCTGCATCAACAACCTCGTAAGCCGTTTCAGGGTCATGCAGTCCGTAGCCCTCCTGCTCATGGCGGTCTTTTTGCTGGGCTGCTGCGTATGCATCGTGCTGACGGTTCGGCTGTACAAGCCGATTCGCTCCATCCGTGCCTGCATATCGGGCGCGTCGTCCCTGCCGGATGAAGCCTACGAGGACGACTACGACTACATCGAAAGCAGCATCGAGCTGATCAACAGCGACAATCGGCAGCTCCGCACGGCGCTTCACGCGCATACGGAAAAGGCGCGTGAATTCGTCTCCTCCATGCTTTTCTCCGGGCACATCAAAAGCCTTGAAGAATTCCAAAGCGTCTACGGCTTTTGCGGCTACGTACCCACGAAGAGCCCTTACCGCATCCTGGCGTTGGACACCTCCCTAGAGCCGGCTCGCCGCCTACTCGGCACGCTGCGCGCCGCAGACAGGATTCGCCTGGCTCTCAGCACAGGCGTCCACTGCACCGTCTTTTGCGATTCGGAGCCTCTTTTGGATCTATCGCGGCTGCCACAAGGCGCAGGCCTGAGCCTGCCAAGCACCGAACTGGCCCAGGCACCCCTCCTCTGCGCCCAAGCATGGTTTTCTCTCTCGATGCAGCAGCCTGTTTTTTCCCCTGACCTGTGCGCGCTGGCGCTCTCAGCGGCCCCGGCCTGCGAAGAAGCCTTCCGCATCGCCTGCGAGCGCGGCGACGTCTCGGGATTGCTCGCTCCCGCCGAGACACTTGAACTGAGCGACCTTTCTGCCTATACCCGGGCGCTGGCTGCCTGTTTGCTTCAGCACATCGAGGTTCGGGAGGATGTGACGCTGGACGACCCCTCTGTCTTTCATATCCCGTCTAGTGCATCCGCCTCTGAGCTGGAGTCCGACCTGCTTGCGCTCGCCGCCCTGCTCGCCAGTCTGATCCAGCCGGATGAAAGAGAGGAGGAGGATTTGCTCGGCCAGATGTATCACTACATCGCCAAGCAGTTTGATGCGCCTAATTTCTCCATCAAGCAGATGGCTTGCGACTTTTCAATGTCCATCTCCGCGCTCAGCAGTTACTTTAAGAGCCATGCAGGCGTTCTGCTCAGCGATTACATCACGGAAATGAAAATCAAGAAGGCGATGCAGCTGTTGGAATTCAGCAATCTTTCCATTCAGGAGGTCGGGCTCTCCATCGGCTACTTCAACGTGAATTCCTTTGCACGACGCTTTCACCAGATGACGAACATGACGCCTCGGGAATACCGCAGCCTCCACGCGGCCCCAAAAAGCGGATGA
- a CDS encoding deaminase, whose product MNDDWMMKEAIRLSALAVEHGNEPFGAVLAKDGRVVYTNENQIYTASDPTFHAEAGLLRRFCAETRITNLRDYTLYSSCEPCFMCCGAMVWTKLGRLVYAASDVDLCGILDVPGAACCELVFENAGWKPEVTAGVLREESLNVLRAYFSDHLKG is encoded by the coding sequence ATGAACGACGATTGGATGATGAAGGAGGCCATCCGCCTCTCCGCCCTGGCCGTCGAACACGGCAACGAGCCCTTTGGCGCCGTCCTGGCGAAGGACGGGCGCGTCGTGTACACCAACGAGAATCAGATTTATACGGCCAGCGACCCGACCTTTCACGCGGAGGCGGGGCTGCTCCGGCGCTTCTGCGCGGAGACTCGCATCACGAACCTGCGCGACTACACGCTGTATTCGAGCTGCGAGCCGTGCTTCATGTGCTGCGGCGCGATGGTATGGACGAAGCTGGGGCGGCTCGTGTACGCGGCCAGCGACGTGGACCTTTGCGGCATTCTGGACGTGCCCGGCGCCGCGTGCTGCGAACTGGTCTTTGAAAATGCGGGCTGGAAGCCGGAAGTGACGGCGGGCGTCCTCCGGGAGGAAAGCCTGAACGTCCTTCGCGCCTACTTTTCGGATCACCTAAAAGGGTAA
- a CDS encoding DUF6020 family protein has translation MVNRVFGVLFIICGLLPALADASLVADAALFSMVPLFGAGLLLLFKKAGIQEALLPVNRLRSLCAGLLALLFFVMLSGTQLFSCGLFSPEAVFHVYDYYFYDAFIVIETGQFAAKLLTALMTFTAWALFPACLLLSVFTVLYAAFGLPGFADAKDDGLPLTPMRITGFYRVTLAVAALTIAFLFSAMPTLLNTNGDIRYCLDTVQLDYEEWTDWHTVTYMYLLKWATTISATPFPLALAQAILWICVNNFAVDTLNRYVRSAKACRLYVLLSVLLFTPYVFLQVLYKDVLFSMAILGLSVSILRALREEKMRAGTLIPMVLFATLASLIRHAGIVSACAPLLVLLLQKLRHGWREALKAFAALLCPIVSFVLVVQVISFGMLNMQRNPGYVKYSVPMAMLAAVAASGEEIDAEDQALLEEITSMDVWRTGYDKYYADSISRTWGKIGYDVLNVDERDMGPALLRLNAKYLLRYPKLYLTAFFDMNSIIWEIARPSDGYEVTLAVTDEENAPQSYEYAQTGLTGITAQLAAFTRDTPVLRTIYWRGGLWAFLTVLCAALLCFKRRGRELTALLPPLTTVALLMVSTPSQEMRYMLGVMECGIFFLPYALAVPAGKRTK, from the coding sequence ATGGTCAATCGTGTTTTCGGCGTGCTTTTTATCATCTGCGGCCTGCTGCCCGCGCTCGCGGACGCTTCCCTCGTCGCGGACGCGGCGCTCTTTTCGATGGTTCCGCTCTTCGGAGCGGGGCTGTTGCTGCTTTTTAAAAAGGCGGGCATTCAGGAAGCCCTGCTGCCGGTGAACCGCCTGCGCTCGCTGTGCGCTGGCCTGCTTGCGCTGCTCTTTTTCGTGATGCTGTCCGGCACGCAGCTCTTTTCATGCGGGCTGTTTTCGCCGGAAGCGGTTTTCCACGTGTACGACTACTATTTTTACGACGCCTTCATCGTCATCGAGACGGGGCAGTTCGCGGCCAAACTCCTCACCGCGCTGATGACCTTTACCGCCTGGGCGCTCTTCCCGGCATGCCTGCTGCTCTCCGTCTTCACGGTGCTGTACGCGGCCTTCGGTCTGCCGGGCTTTGCGGACGCAAAGGACGACGGCCTGCCGCTCACGCCGATGCGCATAACAGGCTTTTACCGGGTAACGCTGGCGGTAGCGGCGCTGACCATCGCTTTCCTTTTCAGCGCGATGCCTACGCTGCTGAACACAAACGGCGACATCAGGTATTGCCTGGACACCGTGCAGCTGGACTACGAGGAGTGGACGGACTGGCACACGGTCACGTACATGTACCTGCTCAAGTGGGCGACGACGATCAGCGCGACGCCCTTCCCGCTCGCGCTCGCGCAGGCGATCCTCTGGATCTGCGTGAACAACTTCGCGGTGGATACGCTGAACCGATACGTCCGCTCCGCCAAAGCCTGCAGGCTGTACGTGCTGCTGTCGGTGCTGCTCTTCACGCCCTACGTGTTTTTGCAGGTGCTCTACAAGGACGTGCTGTTCAGCATGGCGATCCTGGGGCTTTCCGTCTCGATCCTGCGGGCGCTGCGCGAGGAGAAGATGCGCGCGGGCACGCTGATTCCCATGGTGCTGTTTGCCACGCTTGCTTCTCTGATTCGCCACGCGGGCATCGTCAGCGCGTGCGCGCCGCTGCTGGTGCTGCTTCTTCAAAAGCTGCGGCACGGATGGCGGGAGGCGCTCAAGGCTTTTGCCGCGCTGCTCTGCCCGATCGTCTCGTTCGTGCTGGTCGTACAGGTGATCTCGTTCGGCATGCTGAACATGCAGCGGAATCCCGGCTACGTCAAGTACTCGGTGCCCATGGCGATGCTTGCCGCCGTTGCCGCCAGCGGGGAGGAGATCGATGCGGAGGATCAGGCGCTGCTGGAGGAGATCACCTCCATGGACGTCTGGCGCACGGGCTACGACAAGTACTACGCCGACTCGATTTCCCGTACGTGGGGAAAGATCGGCTATGACGTGCTCAACGTAGACGAGCGGGACATGGGGCCCGCGCTGCTGAGGCTGAACGCCAAGTACCTGCTGCGCTACCCGAAGCTCTACCTGACGGCGTTCTTCGACATGAACAGCATCATCTGGGAGATCGCCCGGCCGTCGGACGGCTACGAGGTCACGCTGGCCGTGACGGACGAGGAAAACGCCCCGCAGAGCTACGAGTACGCGCAGACGGGCCTGACAGGCATCACGGCGCAGCTCGCGGCGTTTACGCGCGATACGCCGGTGCTGCGCACGATCTACTGGCGCGGCGGCTTATGGGCGTTTCTGACGGTCCTGTGCGCCGCACTGCTCTGCTTCAAGCGCCGTGGCCGGGAGCTGACGGCGCTGCTGCCGCCGCTTACGACGGTGGCACTGCTGATGGTCTCCACGCCCTCGCAGGAGATGCGCTACATGCTCGGCGTCATGGAGTGCGGCATCTTCTTTCTTCCGTACGCGCTCGCCGTGCCGGCGGGGAAACGGACGAAGTGA
- the mnmG gene encoding tRNA uridine-5-carboxymethylaminomethyl(34) synthesis enzyme MnmG, which yields MLLQYDLCVVGAGHAGCEAALAAARMGVPTLLLTLNLDSIALMPCNPAIGGTAKGHLVREVDALGGEMGRAIDDTFIQSRMLNTGKGPAVHSLRAQADKRAYQSRMRRALFAQDNLEVRQGEVCRIVLAPTGEVEAVETTTGARIPCKAALIAAGVYMDSRIIIGESIRDGGPQGLWSSLTLAKALRELGLPLRRFKTGTPARVEESSIDFDEMEPQPGDDIITPFSFLTEGKLQNRAKCYLTYTNEETHRLIRENLHRAPMYAGTIRGTGARYCPSIEDKVMRFSDKPRHQLFLEPEGLDTNEWYVQGMSTSLPEDVQIPMYRTIPGLRRARLLRLAYAIEYECIDPLILDATLRVKAIPGLYMAGQVNGTSGYEEAAAQGLIAGMNAALWIKGRAPLILGRDEAYAGVLIDDLTTKGTNEPYRMMTSRAEYRLLLRQDNADLRLTEIGYRAGLASEERLLRMQKKRAMTEEAIAQLSSQWLPRSEARSALLEAHGQPDAAGSLRAADLLRRPGIAYDDLVRTLPGFEPLPRDVAEQVSIALKYEGYLEKERRQVEQFRRAEERLLPPDADYMQVEGLRIEARQKLCAQRPRSLGQASRISGVSPGDIAVLLVWLERQSRGDCPAR from the coding sequence ATCCTCTTGCAATACGATCTTTGCGTCGTCGGCGCGGGGCATGCGGGCTGCGAGGCGGCGCTGGCCGCCGCGCGCATGGGCGTGCCCACGCTGCTGCTGACGCTCAATCTGGACTCCATCGCGCTCATGCCCTGCAACCCCGCCATCGGCGGGACGGCCAAGGGCCATCTGGTGCGCGAGGTGGACGCGCTCGGCGGCGAAATGGGCCGCGCCATCGACGACACGTTCATTCAAAGCCGCATGCTCAATACCGGCAAGGGCCCAGCCGTGCATTCCCTGCGCGCGCAGGCAGACAAACGCGCCTATCAAAGCCGAATGCGCCGCGCGCTCTTCGCGCAGGATAACCTCGAGGTGCGGCAGGGCGAGGTCTGCCGCATCGTCCTTGCGCCCACGGGCGAGGTCGAGGCGGTGGAGACGACGACCGGCGCGCGCATCCCCTGCAAGGCCGCGCTCATCGCGGCGGGCGTGTACATGGACAGCCGCATTATCATCGGCGAATCCATCCGGGACGGCGGCCCGCAGGGGCTCTGGTCGTCCCTCACCCTCGCGAAGGCGCTTCGCGAACTGGGGCTTCCGCTGCGCCGCTTCAAGACCGGCACGCCTGCACGCGTGGAGGAAAGCTCCATCGACTTTGATGAGATGGAACCGCAGCCCGGGGACGACATCATCACGCCCTTTTCCTTCCTGACGGAGGGGAAGCTGCAAAACCGCGCAAAGTGCTACCTCACCTATACCAATGAGGAAACGCACCGCCTGATCCGCGAAAACCTGCACCGCGCGCCCATGTACGCAGGCACGATTCGAGGCACCGGGGCGCGCTATTGCCCCTCCATCGAGGACAAGGTAATGCGCTTTTCGGACAAGCCGCGCCACCAGCTCTTTTTGGAGCCGGAGGGGCTTGACACCAACGAATGGTACGTGCAGGGCATGTCCACCAGCCTGCCCGAGGACGTGCAAATTCCCATGTATCGCACGATCCCAGGGCTGCGGCGCGCGCGCCTGCTGCGTCTGGCCTATGCCATCGAGTACGAGTGCATCGATCCCCTCATCCTGGACGCGACGCTCCGCGTGAAGGCCATCCCCGGGCTCTACATGGCCGGCCAGGTCAACGGCACCTCCGGCTACGAGGAGGCCGCCGCGCAGGGCCTGATCGCCGGCATGAACGCGGCGCTGTGGATCAAGGGGCGCGCGCCGCTGATCCTCGGGCGCGACGAGGCGTACGCGGGCGTCCTGATCGACGACCTGACGACCAAGGGCACGAACGAGCCCTACCGCATGATGACCTCGCGCGCGGAATACCGGCTGCTTCTTCGCCAGGACAACGCAGACCTGCGCCTGACGGAAATCGGCTACCGCGCGGGGCTTGCGAGCGAGGAACGCCTCCTTCGCATGCAAAAAAAGCGGGCGATGACCGAGGAAGCCATCGCGCAGCTATCCAGCCAGTGGCTGCCCAGGAGCGAGGCGCGCAGCGCCCTACTCGAAGCGCACGGTCAGCCGGACGCTGCCGGAAGCCTGCGCGCGGCCGACCTGCTGCGCCGCCCCGGCATCGCCTATGACGACCTTGTGCGGACGCTGCCGGGCTTTGAGCCCCTGCCGAGGGACGTTGCAGAACAGGTTTCCATCGCGCTCAAGTACGAGGGGTACCTTGAAAAGGAACGGCGGCAGGTGGAGCAGTTCCGCCGCGCGGAAGAGCGCCTGCTGCCGCCGGACGCGGACTACATGCAGGTCGAGGGACTGCGCATCGAGGCGCGGCAAAAGCTCTGCGCTCAGCGCCCCCGTTCCCTCGGGCAGGCGTCCCGCATCTCCGGCGTCTCGCCGGGTGACATCGCGGTGCTGCTCGTATGGCTGGAAAGGCAATCACGCGGGGATTGCCCAGCGCGTTGA
- the hflC gene encoding SPFH domain-containing protein, whose protein sequence is MNGFNTDRDINQQSANGRAPRKQRPAGHIVAAAVCVLAALILLSQSLYVVGEAEQAVVSRFGVIRDIVVAPDNDFHKRYPNLYDDKRISLDSINVKHSTGLMLKMPFVDKVEKISDRLFTYVSDSEVVNTSEKKQYYITTYAQYQIADPALYSLSFSNASRAELYLDNLIHPIIVQSINRLSADDFVSNKERLNEALAQGLQQINEDVCISGIEVVDLQVHRTSLPPANIESTYARMTADRTKVAQQLRSEGEEAYNKAVSDADLEAHRLEADAIAQAGQIRGEADAAAMEIYAEAYQLDPEFYTYWRALQAMETSLSEGSTLVLTPDHPLFEGIVKYLK, encoded by the coding sequence GTGAACGGATTTAATACGGACAGGGATATAAACCAGCAGAGCGCAAACGGCCGCGCGCCGCGCAAGCAGCGCCCGGCCGGACACATCGTAGCCGCAGCGGTTTGCGTGCTCGCGGCGCTGATCCTGCTCTCGCAGAGCCTTTACGTGGTCGGAGAGGCGGAGCAGGCGGTGGTCTCGCGCTTCGGCGTGATCCGCGACATCGTCGTCGCGCCGGACAACGATTTTCATAAGCGTTACCCCAATCTCTACGACGACAAGCGCATTTCGCTCGATTCGATCAACGTGAAGCACTCGACCGGCCTGATGCTCAAGATGCCGTTTGTAGACAAGGTGGAGAAGATTTCGGACCGGCTGTTCACCTACGTCTCCGACAGCGAGGTGGTGAACACCAGCGAGAAGAAGCAATATTACATCACCACCTACGCGCAGTACCAGATCGCTGATCCGGCGCTGTATTCGCTGTCGTTTTCCAACGCCAGCCGGGCGGAGCTCTACCTGGACAACCTGATTCACCCGATCATCGTGCAGAGCATCAACCGTCTGAGCGCGGACGACTTCGTGAGCAACAAGGAACGACTCAACGAGGCGCTGGCGCAAGGGCTTCAGCAGATCAACGAGGACGTGTGCATCTCCGGCATCGAGGTGGTCGACTTGCAGGTGCACCGTACGAGCCTGCCGCCCGCGAACATCGAAAGCACCTACGCGCGCATGACAGCCGACCGCACGAAGGTCGCTCAGCAGCTGCGCTCCGAGGGCGAAGAGGCGTACAACAAGGCGGTTTCGGATGCCGACCTGGAGGCGCACCGTCTGGAGGCGGATGCCATCGCGCAGGCAGGCCAGATCCGCGGCGAGGCGGACGCGGCGGCGATGGAGATCTACGCCGAAGCGTATCAGCTCGACCCGGAGTTTTACACCTATTGGCGAGCGCTGCAGGCCATGGAGACGTCCCTCTCGGAGGGCTCTACGCTCGTGCTGACGCCCGACCATCCGCTCTTTGAGGGCATTGTGAAGTATTTGAAGTGA